In one Myotis daubentonii chromosome 1, mMyoDau2.1, whole genome shotgun sequence genomic region, the following are encoded:
- the GRSF1 gene encoding G-rich sequence factor 1 isoform X1, which produces MAGTRWVLGALLRGCGCNCSSCRRTGAACLPFYSAAGSFPSGVSGRRRLLLLLGAAAAAASQTRGLQTGPAPAGRLAGPPPAATSAAAAAAASYPALRAPLLPQSLAAAAGPARGYSQESKATYLEDLPPPPEYELPPSKLGEEVDDVYLIRAQGLPWSCTVEDVLSFFSDCRIRNGENGIHFLLNRDGKRRGDALIEMESEQDVQKALEKHRLYMGQRYVEVYEINNEDVDALMKSLQVKSSPVVNDGVVRLRGLPYSCNEKDIIDFFAGLNIVDITFVMDYRGRRKTGEAYVQFEEPEMASQALLKHREEIGNRYIEIFPSRRNEVRTHVGSHKGKKMASPTAKYITEPDVVFEEQEVNEDIRPMTAYESEKEIELPKEMSEKLPEPGDFGTTSSLHFVHMRGLPFQANAQDIINFFAPLKPVRITMEYSSSGKATGEADVHFDSHEDAVAAMLKDRSHVQHRYIELFLNSCPKGK; this is translated from the exons ATGGCCGGGACGCGCTGGGTGCTCGGGGCGCTGCTCCGGGGCTGCGGCTGCAACTGCAGCAGCTGCCGGCGCACCGGCGCCGCCTGCCTGCCCTTCTACTCGGCCGCCGGCTCCTTCCCTTCGGGCGTCTCGGGCCGgcgccgcctgctgctgctgctcggggccgccgcggccgccgcctcccAGACGCGCGGCCTCCAGACCGGGCCGGCGCCCGCCGGGAGGCTGGCGGGGCCTCCCCCCGCGGCCacctccgccgccgccgcggccgccgcctccTACCCGGCCCTGCGCGCCCCGCTGCTGCCGCAGTCGCTGGCGGCGGCCGCCGGCCCGGCGCGGGGCTACAGCCAG GAGTCTAAAGCTACCTACCTGGAAGACCTTCCACCTCCCCCTGAGTATGAATTGCCTCCATCCAAGTTAGGAGAGGAAGTGGATGATGTTTATCTGATTCGAGCTCAAGGATTACCATGGTCGTGCACTGTCGAAGATGTGCTTAGCTTTTTTTCAG ACTGCAGAATCCGCAATGGTGAGAATGGAATACACTTCCTCTTAAATAGAGATGGGAAACGAAGAGGTGATGCCTTAATTGAAATGGAGTCAGAGCAGGATGTGCAGAAAGCCTTAGAAAAGCACCGCTTGTACATGGGGCAGCGGTATGTGGAAG TATATGAGATAAACAATGAAGATGTGGATGCCTTAATGAAGAGCCTGCAGGTTAAATCTTCCCCTGTGGTAAATGATGGAGTGGTTCGCTTGAGAGGACTTCCTTATAGTTGCAATGAGAAAGACATTATAGACTTCTTTGCAG GACTGAATATAGTAGACATTACTTTTGTGATGGACTAtagagggagaagaaagacagGAGAAGCCTATGTGCAGTTTGAAGAACCAGAAATGGCCAGCCAAGCCCTATTGAAACACAGGGAAGAAATCGGTAACCG atatatagagatatttcCAAGCAGAAGGAATGAAGTTCGAACACATGTTGGTTCTCATAAGGGAAAGAAAATGGCATCTCCTACTGCTAAGTATATAACTGAGCCAGATGTGGTCTTTGAAGAACAGGAAGTAAATGAGGATATTCGACCTATGACAGCTTATGAAAGTGAGAAGGAAATCG AATTGCCTAAGGAGATGTCAGAAAAGCTTCCGGAGCCTGGTGATTTTGGAACTACATCTTCACTACACTTTGTTCATATGAGAGGATTGCCTTTCCAAGCCAATGCCCAAGACATTATAAAC TTTTTTGCTCCACTGAAGCCTGTTAGAATCACCATGGAATACAGTTCCAGTGGGAAGGCCACTGGAGAAGCTGATGTGCACTTCGATTCCCACGAGGATGCTGTTGCAGCTATGCTCAAGGATCGGTCCCACGTTC AGCATAGGTATATTGAATTGTTCCTGAATTCATGTCCAAAGGGAAAATAA
- the GRSF1 gene encoding G-rich sequence factor 1 isoform X2, protein MAGTRWVLGALLRGCGCNCSSCRRTGAACLPFYSAAGSFPSGVSGRRRLLLLLGAAAAAASQTRGLQTGPAPAGRLAGPPPAATSAAAAAAASYPALRAPLLPQSLAAAAGPARGYSQESKATYLEDLPPPPEYELPPSKLGEEVDDVYLIRAQGLPWSCTVEDVLSFFSDCRIRNGENGIHFLLNRDGKRRGDALIEMESEQDVQKALEKHRLYMGQRYVEVYEINNEDVDALMKSLQVKSSPVVNDGVVRLRGLPYSCNEKDIIDFFAGLNIVDITFVMDYRGRRKTGEAYVQFEEPEMASQALLKHREEIGNRYIEIFPSRRNEVRTHVGSHKGKKMASPTAKYITEPDVVFEEQEVNEDIRPMTAYESEKEIELPKEMSEKLPEPGDFGTTSSLHFVHMRGLPFQANAQDIINFFAPLKPVRITMEYSSSGKATGEADVHFDSHEDAVAAMLKDRSHVR, encoded by the exons ATGGCCGGGACGCGCTGGGTGCTCGGGGCGCTGCTCCGGGGCTGCGGCTGCAACTGCAGCAGCTGCCGGCGCACCGGCGCCGCCTGCCTGCCCTTCTACTCGGCCGCCGGCTCCTTCCCTTCGGGCGTCTCGGGCCGgcgccgcctgctgctgctgctcggggccgccgcggccgccgcctcccAGACGCGCGGCCTCCAGACCGGGCCGGCGCCCGCCGGGAGGCTGGCGGGGCCTCCCCCCGCGGCCacctccgccgccgccgcggccgccgcctccTACCCGGCCCTGCGCGCCCCGCTGCTGCCGCAGTCGCTGGCGGCGGCCGCCGGCCCGGCGCGGGGCTACAGCCAG GAGTCTAAAGCTACCTACCTGGAAGACCTTCCACCTCCCCCTGAGTATGAATTGCCTCCATCCAAGTTAGGAGAGGAAGTGGATGATGTTTATCTGATTCGAGCTCAAGGATTACCATGGTCGTGCACTGTCGAAGATGTGCTTAGCTTTTTTTCAG ACTGCAGAATCCGCAATGGTGAGAATGGAATACACTTCCTCTTAAATAGAGATGGGAAACGAAGAGGTGATGCCTTAATTGAAATGGAGTCAGAGCAGGATGTGCAGAAAGCCTTAGAAAAGCACCGCTTGTACATGGGGCAGCGGTATGTGGAAG TATATGAGATAAACAATGAAGATGTGGATGCCTTAATGAAGAGCCTGCAGGTTAAATCTTCCCCTGTGGTAAATGATGGAGTGGTTCGCTTGAGAGGACTTCCTTATAGTTGCAATGAGAAAGACATTATAGACTTCTTTGCAG GACTGAATATAGTAGACATTACTTTTGTGATGGACTAtagagggagaagaaagacagGAGAAGCCTATGTGCAGTTTGAAGAACCAGAAATGGCCAGCCAAGCCCTATTGAAACACAGGGAAGAAATCGGTAACCG atatatagagatatttcCAAGCAGAAGGAATGAAGTTCGAACACATGTTGGTTCTCATAAGGGAAAGAAAATGGCATCTCCTACTGCTAAGTATATAACTGAGCCAGATGTGGTCTTTGAAGAACAGGAAGTAAATGAGGATATTCGACCTATGACAGCTTATGAAAGTGAGAAGGAAATCG AATTGCCTAAGGAGATGTCAGAAAAGCTTCCGGAGCCTGGTGATTTTGGAACTACATCTTCACTACACTTTGTTCATATGAGAGGATTGCCTTTCCAAGCCAATGCCCAAGACATTATAAAC TTTTTTGCTCCACTGAAGCCTGTTAGAATCACCATGGAATACAGTTCCAGTGGGAAGGCCACTGGAGAAGCTGATGTGCACTTCGATTCCCACGAGGATGCTGTTGCAGCTATGCTCAAGGATCGGTCCCACGTTC gATGA
- the GRSF1 gene encoding G-rich sequence factor 1 isoform X3 — MESKATYLEDLPPPPEYELPPSKLGEEVDDVYLIRAQGLPWSCTVEDVLSFFSDCRIRNGENGIHFLLNRDGKRRGDALIEMESEQDVQKALEKHRLYMGQRYVEVYEINNEDVDALMKSLQVKSSPVVNDGVVRLRGLPYSCNEKDIIDFFAGLNIVDITFVMDYRGRRKTGEAYVQFEEPEMASQALLKHREEIGNRYIEIFPSRRNEVRTHVGSHKGKKMASPTAKYITEPDVVFEEQEVNEDIRPMTAYESEKEIELPKEMSEKLPEPGDFGTTSSLHFVHMRGLPFQANAQDIINFFAPLKPVRITMEYSSSGKATGEADVHFDSHEDAVAAMLKDRSHVQHRYIELFLNSCPKGK; from the exons ATG GAGTCTAAAGCTACCTACCTGGAAGACCTTCCACCTCCCCCTGAGTATGAATTGCCTCCATCCAAGTTAGGAGAGGAAGTGGATGATGTTTATCTGATTCGAGCTCAAGGATTACCATGGTCGTGCACTGTCGAAGATGTGCTTAGCTTTTTTTCAG ACTGCAGAATCCGCAATGGTGAGAATGGAATACACTTCCTCTTAAATAGAGATGGGAAACGAAGAGGTGATGCCTTAATTGAAATGGAGTCAGAGCAGGATGTGCAGAAAGCCTTAGAAAAGCACCGCTTGTACATGGGGCAGCGGTATGTGGAAG TATATGAGATAAACAATGAAGATGTGGATGCCTTAATGAAGAGCCTGCAGGTTAAATCTTCCCCTGTGGTAAATGATGGAGTGGTTCGCTTGAGAGGACTTCCTTATAGTTGCAATGAGAAAGACATTATAGACTTCTTTGCAG GACTGAATATAGTAGACATTACTTTTGTGATGGACTAtagagggagaagaaagacagGAGAAGCCTATGTGCAGTTTGAAGAACCAGAAATGGCCAGCCAAGCCCTATTGAAACACAGGGAAGAAATCGGTAACCG atatatagagatatttcCAAGCAGAAGGAATGAAGTTCGAACACATGTTGGTTCTCATAAGGGAAAGAAAATGGCATCTCCTACTGCTAAGTATATAACTGAGCCAGATGTGGTCTTTGAAGAACAGGAAGTAAATGAGGATATTCGACCTATGACAGCTTATGAAAGTGAGAAGGAAATCG AATTGCCTAAGGAGATGTCAGAAAAGCTTCCGGAGCCTGGTGATTTTGGAACTACATCTTCACTACACTTTGTTCATATGAGAGGATTGCCTTTCCAAGCCAATGCCCAAGACATTATAAAC TTTTTTGCTCCACTGAAGCCTGTTAGAATCACCATGGAATACAGTTCCAGTGGGAAGGCCACTGGAGAAGCTGATGTGCACTTCGATTCCCACGAGGATGCTGTTGCAGCTATGCTCAAGGATCGGTCCCACGTTC AGCATAGGTATATTGAATTGTTCCTGAATTCATGTCCAAAGGGAAAATAA